One Pseudomonas fluorescens genomic region harbors:
- a CDS encoding enoyl-CoA hydratase/isomerase family protein, whose amino-acid sequence MTAQASSPRTQSMDATQNDVLAEVRNHIGHLTLNRPAGLNAITLDMVRLLQQQLDAWASDADVHAVVLRGAGEKAFCAGGDIRSLYDSFKNGDTLHEDFFVEEYALDLTIHHYRKPVLALMDGFVLGGGMGLVQGADLRVVTEKSRLAMPEVAIGYFPDVGGSYFLPRIPGELGIYLGVSGVQIRAADALYCGLADWYLDSSTLALLDDKLDQMEWQDTPLKSLQNLLAKHAVQTLPDAPFEALRPAIDHFFALPDVPSMVEQMRAVTVADSHEWATTTADLLETRSPLAMAVTLEMLRRGRHLNLEQCFALELHLDRQWFPRGDLIEGVRALLIDKDKSPRWNPPTLAGLDATHVASFFHGFDESGS is encoded by the coding sequence ATGACAGCTCAGGCTTCATCCCCGCGGACACAGTCCATGGATGCCACGCAGAACGACGTGCTGGCCGAGGTTCGCAACCACATCGGTCATCTCACACTCAATCGCCCCGCCGGTCTCAACGCCATCACCCTCGACATGGTGCGCCTGCTGCAACAGCAGCTCGATGCCTGGGCGTCCGATGCCGATGTCCACGCGGTTGTCCTGCGCGGTGCCGGTGAGAAGGCCTTCTGCGCCGGCGGCGATATTCGATCCCTGTACGACAGTTTCAAGAACGGTGACACGCTGCACGAGGATTTCTTCGTCGAGGAATATGCCCTCGACCTGACGATCCATCACTACCGCAAACCGGTGCTGGCGCTGATGGACGGTTTTGTCCTCGGCGGCGGCATGGGCCTGGTGCAAGGTGCAGATCTGCGGGTGGTCACCGAGAAAAGCCGTCTGGCGATGCCGGAAGTGGCGATTGGTTATTTTCCGGATGTCGGGGGCAGTTATTTTCTGCCGCGTATTCCCGGTGAACTGGGGATTTATCTGGGCGTCAGTGGTGTGCAGATCCGTGCCGCCGATGCGCTGTACTGCGGGCTGGCCGACTGGTATCTGGACAGCAGCACCCTGGCGCTGCTCGACGACAAACTTGATCAAATGGAGTGGCAGGACACACCGCTCAAGTCTTTGCAGAACCTGCTGGCCAAACACGCCGTGCAAACCCTGCCCGACGCGCCGTTTGAAGCCTTGCGCCCAGCCATCGACCACTTCTTCGCCCTGCCCGACGTGCCGAGCATGGTCGAGCAAATGCGCGCGGTTACCGTCGCCGATAGTCATGAATGGGCGACTACCACGGCGGATCTGCTGGAAACCCGCTCACCGCTGGCCATGGCCGTCACCCTGGAAATGCTCCGTCGTGGCCGCCACCTGAATCTGGAACAGTGCTTTGCGCTGGAACTGCACCTTGATCGTCAGTGGTTCCCCCGTGGCGATCTGATCGAAGGCGTGCGCGCCCTGTTGATCGACAAAGACAAATCACCACGCTGGAACCCGCCGACCCTTGCCGGGCTCGACGCGACGCACGTGGCAAGTTTCTTTCACGGTTTTGATGAGAGCGGGAGCTGA